In Longibacter salinarum, a single window of DNA contains:
- a CDS encoding DoxX family protein has translation MQIDMNAYFPTIGRILLGLIFVASGFNKVMQFEGTQQYMEANGLPATAILLVGAIIFELGGGLMVILGFKARTGSLALVLFLIPTTLVFHTNFAEQTQVIQFMKNLAIMGGLLYVAAHGAGPAAIENDSVSSDVAPS, from the coding sequence ATGCAGATTGATATGAACGCCTACTTCCCAACGATCGGTCGTATCCTTCTGGGTCTCATTTTCGTAGCCTCCGGGTTTAATAAGGTCATGCAGTTCGAGGGGACGCAGCAGTACATGGAGGCGAATGGTCTTCCCGCCACGGCTATTTTACTTGTGGGAGCCATCATCTTCGAACTTGGAGGCGGACTCATGGTGATCCTGGGGTTCAAAGCCCGCACCGGATCGCTGGCACTGGTACTTTTTCTGATTCCCACCACGCTTGTTTTCCACACCAACTTTGCCGAACAGACGCAGGTAATTCAGTTCATGAAGAACCTTGCTATCATGGGAGGACTTCTTTATGTGGCTGCCCACGGTGCAGGGCCGGCTGCGATCGAGAACGATTCGGTGTCATCGGACGTGGCGCCGTCGTGA
- a CDS encoding galactose-1-phosphate uridylyltransferase: MSYPSEFRQDAITKQWVVCAPGRSDRPKQFEDDTSVKETDGPVEGCPFCPGHEHMLPEVLFENASVRGDGAPPPRDEGSWLTRSVPNKYPALTTNGEPDLYSCQMFNWQSGFGRQEVIIATPRHHEAVSQMSVEHVEALIGTYQSRYHTLRTDGDELIPFIFHNHGASAGASLPHPHSQIIAPSIEPAMVVEEERRAEAQYHETGECPYCEMLNEERTSGTRLIRENNAYAAFVPYAARSPYEVWIMPTTHEPEFGRINGTEGALASILRDTLRALRRALGGPDYNFFVRTALAYESEAAHLHWSLRIRPRMSIDAGFEIGTGMKINPSLPERDADVLREAMT; this comes from the coding sequence ATGTCCTACCCTTCCGAGTTTCGCCAGGACGCGATCACGAAACAGTGGGTCGTCTGCGCGCCGGGTCGAAGCGACCGCCCGAAGCAGTTTGAGGACGATACCAGCGTCAAAGAGACGGACGGGCCCGTCGAAGGCTGCCCCTTCTGCCCAGGTCATGAACATATGCTGCCCGAGGTGCTGTTCGAAAATGCGTCGGTCCGTGGCGATGGCGCTCCGCCACCTCGCGATGAGGGTTCGTGGCTAACGCGCTCGGTTCCGAACAAATACCCGGCGCTGACGACGAATGGTGAGCCGGATCTGTACTCGTGCCAGATGTTCAACTGGCAGAGCGGATTCGGTCGACAGGAAGTCATCATCGCGACACCGCGACACCACGAAGCCGTCTCTCAGATGTCGGTCGAGCACGTCGAGGCCCTGATCGGTACCTACCAGTCTCGGTATCACACGCTCCGCACCGATGGGGATGAACTGATACCGTTCATCTTCCACAATCACGGAGCGAGCGCCGGGGCTTCCCTTCCTCACCCGCATAGCCAGATTATCGCTCCGTCGATCGAGCCGGCGATGGTCGTCGAAGAAGAGCGACGAGCCGAAGCACAGTATCATGAAACAGGCGAATGTCCGTACTGCGAAATGCTCAACGAAGAACGGACCAGTGGCACGCGACTCATTCGCGAGAATAACGCATATGCTGCATTCGTCCCTTACGCAGCCCGATCCCCGTACGAAGTGTGGATTATGCCGACGACGCACGAACCTGAGTTCGGGCGAATAAACGGCACGGAGGGCGCGCTAGCTAGTATTCTGCGCGACACGCTTCGTGCTCTTCGACGGGCGCTTGGCGGTCCAGACTATAACTTCTTCGTCCGGACCGCTCTCGCGTACGAATCAGAGGCCGCACATCTACACTGGAGTCTCCGAATTCGGCCACGTATGTCCATCGACGCCGGCTTCGAGATCGGGACCGGTATGAAGATCAATCCCTCACTGCCGGAGCGCGACGCGGACGTTCTCCGTGAAGCCATGACATAG